A segment of the Acidimicrobiales bacterium genome:
TTCGTGGCGATCAAGGAGAGGTTCGTCCCCGAGACCGAGCGCCTGGCGCAGGCGATCGAGGAGCTGAGTACCGCCGGCGTGGTCGGCGACGTGCCGATCCAGGTGGTGCTGGGGCCCGACCACTACCTCTACGGCGAGGAGACCGGGCTGCTCCAGGTGATCGAGGGCGACTCGCCCCTGCCCCGCAACCTCCCGCCGTACCTGCACGGCCTCTTCGCCAGCACCCCGGCCGAGGGCTGGAGCGCACCGCCGGCAGGTGTCGTCACCGAGCACACGGCGTCGAACCCGACGCTGGTCAACAACATCGAGACCCTCTCCGCGGTCACGCAGGTGCTGGCCAGGGGACCCGAGTGGCACCGGTCGCTGGGGACGGAGCGGTCGCCGGGGGTCGTCGTGGCCACGGTGGTGGGCGACGTGGCCCGGCCCGGGGTCGGCGAGGTGGAGCTGGGCACGCCGCTGTACGAGGTGATCGAGCAGGTCGGCGGGGGACTGGCGCCGGGGAGCGACTCGGTGAAAGCGGTGCTGTCGGGCGTGTCGAACCCGGTGATCACCGGCGATCAGCTCGACGTGCCGTGCAGCTACGAGGGCATGGAGGCGATCGGCACCGGCCTGGGCGCCGCCGGCTTCATGGTGTTCGACGAGACGACGTCGATGGTCGAGGTGGCGCAGCTGATCTCACGCTTCCTCTACGTCGAGTCGTGCGGCCAGTGCCCCGCCTGCAAGCTGGGCACCGGCGCCATCACCGACCACCTCGACGACCTGGCGGCGGGTCGGGCGGAGGTCGACGACCTCGATGTCGTCGCCTACCGGCTGTCGACCGTGACCGACGGGAACCGGTGCTACCTGCCGGTCGAGGAGCGGCGGGTGATCGCCAGCATCCTCCAGGCATTTCCCGAGGACGTGGCCGCCGCGTTGAGTGGAGAGGGGCTCCCGGCCCGGGGTCTCGTGCTGCCGAAGATCGTCGATATGGCGGACGGCAAGGTCGTCTACGACGAGTCACAGTCGCGTAAGCAACCCGACTGGACTTATCGTGAGTGAACGGGTGCGTTGCGTGATGTTCGGGGTATGGCGAAAGCCAAATGACAGGCTGCCGTCTTTGGATCCCGGACACCGAATAGCGTCGATCTCGTGATCGTGAGCGAGCGTCTCGGCATCTTCGGTGGCACCTTCGATCCACCACATGTCGGACATCTCGTGACCGCGGTCAACGTGCGCCACGAGCTGTCGCTCGATCGCGTGCTGCTGGTGGTCAGCGGGCGGCCGTGGCAGAAGCTGGGGACCCGTCCGATCACCGACGCCGAGGACCGCTTCGCGCTGGTCGAGGCGGCGGTCGGCAGCGTCGACGGGCTGGAGGCGAGCCGCATCGAGATCGACCGGCCGGGCATGTCCTACACCGCCGACACCCTGGCCGAGCTGGCGAAGGCCGAGCCGGCGCCGGAGCTGTTCGTGATCCTGGGTGCTGATGCCTCCGCCGGGATCATGTCGTGGGAACGCGTCGAGGACGTCCGGGAGCAGGCGACGATCGTGGTGGTCGACCGGCCCGGGGCGGTGGTCGTGGACCCGCCGCCGGGGTGGTCGTGGGAGCGGGTGGAGGCGCCGCGGCTGGAGGTGTCGAGCACCGACCTGCGGGCCCGGGTGCTCGACGGCCGCCCACTCGACTACCTGCTCACACCCGACGTGATCGACTGCATCGAGGCCCGGGGCCTCTACCGGGAGCGTGTCACCTCGTGACGTCGTGGCAGACCCCGGCCGAGGCGGCCCCGACGGATGCACCGTCGGGCAACGGCGGCAACGGGGTCGACGGCAGCCGGCCGACCGAGGTCGACGCCGGTGACGACGCCTTCACGCCGCCGCGGCGGACCAGCAAGCGGGCCCGGGCCGCGGCTCGCCGTCGGGCCGCCCGCGGCTCGTCCTCGTCGACGGCGGCACCGGCTCCGGTTGCCGGGGACACGACGTCGCCGGTGCGCGACGGCGTGGTGGGGGAGTTCGTGGGGTTGGTCGCCGCGGGTGGGATCGGTGCGGCTGCGGGGTTGGTCGAGGCGCCCGCACCGCCGGTCGCCCCGCAGCCCGAACCCCTGGGGGAGCGGCCGAGGCGGGGGCCCCGGGCCCGGAAGATCCGGCGGCGCCAGCGCCTGGTGGTGGTCGCCATGGTGCTGCTCGTGGGGCTCGGCGCCGG
Coding sequences within it:
- a CDS encoding NADH-ubiquinone oxidoreductase-F iron-sulfur binding region domain-containing protein, with product MQVPVLLADPPVTDVTQYLEQGGGQGYSRAVALGPGGTIQEVILSGLRGRGGAGFSTGRKWQSVRQTARSVGETNRAFVVANGAEGEPATFKDRALMRANPFAVIEGVAIAAFAVGAERAFVAIKERFVPETERLAQAIEELSTAGVVGDVPIQVVLGPDHYLYGEETGLLQVIEGDSPLPRNLPPYLHGLFASTPAEGWSAPPAGVVTEHTASNPTLVNNIETLSAVTQVLARGPEWHRSLGTERSPGVVVATVVGDVARPGVGEVELGTPLYEVIEQVGGGLAPGSDSVKAVLSGVSNPVITGDQLDVPCSYEGMEAIGTGLGAAGFMVFDETTSMVEVAQLISRFLYVESCGQCPACKLGTGAITDHLDDLAAGRAEVDDLDVVAYRLSTVTDGNRCYLPVEERRVIASILQAFPEDVAAALSGEGLPARGLVLPKIVDMADGKVVYDESQSRKQPDWTYRE
- the nadD gene encoding nicotinate-nucleotide adenylyltransferase, coding for MIVSERLGIFGGTFDPPHVGHLVTAVNVRHELSLDRVLLVVSGRPWQKLGTRPITDAEDRFALVEAAVGSVDGLEASRIEIDRPGMSYTADTLAELAKAEPAPELFVILGADASAGIMSWERVEDVREQATIVVVDRPGAVVVDPPPGWSWERVEAPRLEVSSTDLRARVLDGRPLDYLLTPDVIDCIEARGLYRERVTS